A region of the Penicillium psychrofluorescens genome assembly, chromosome: 6 genome:
CATGCTTGCCTCTGACAATACTTTTTCAGACATTTTCCATCGCTATTCCTCAAGTTTGATCTATGCACTTGCTTATGGCCGTCGGCTTCCACTAGGAactgaagaagaagtcaagGCCATCGATCAAGTGATGGAGAACTTCCTTTACGCAGCGAGAATTGGAACGTGGGTTGTAGATGCCCTCCCTGTATTAAATTATCTACCAAATATCCTTGCGCCATGGAAACGATACGCAAACACCCTTCACGAATTTGAATCAAAGCTACAAATCAACAACGTGACGAGAGGTCAGCAGACTCCGTCCTGGAATTGGTCTAAGCAGGTGAAAGACATGAAAGAGTCAAAAGGAATGTCGACAAAGGAGCTGGCGTACGACATTGGCATTATTTACGAGGCAGGGAGCGATACTACAACCATGGCATTAGAAGTATTTACGTTAGCCATGGTCCTTTATCCCGAGGTAATGCGAAAAGCACAGCGAGAGCTTGATACGGTCATTGAAGGCTATCCCTCTTTCACTGATAAGGATAGTCTGCCGTACGTCGATGCGATTATCAAAGAAGTTCTTCGATGGCGCCCCGTCTCGGCTGGCGGCATCCCTCACGCTGTCATACAAGACGATACCTATATAGGCTTCCACATTCCAAAAGGAGCTACAGTTGTCGGGAACCACTGGTCCATCCATTTAGACGAAAACGTCTACAAGGACCCCTACGTCTTCAACCCTGATAGATGGATTGAAGACCCTGCTTTGCCCCTCGCACCCTTCGGCTTTGGACGTCGCGTTTGTACAGGGCAGCATATTGCCAAGAATTCGCTTTACATCAATCTCGCGCGTTTGCTATGGGCGTTCGACATCGGGTATGCGTATGAGACCGTTGATGGAGTTGAAAGGCGATGTGAAGTCGACCCCTTTGCTTTTACTCAGGGATTTAATTCGCGGCCACTGCCGTTCAAAGCATCTTTTACACTGCGATCCGTGGAGAAGGCCCGTCTTATCAGGCATGAATGGGATCATGCGGAAAAGGATATTGATATCATTCTGACATCTATTCGTCAGTCTCAGCAGAAGTGAAGGGAAATTAGGGTGCGACTTTTATATTAGGAAACAAATTGTAGCTTGTGAGTGAAACCTGCTTATTCAATTGAGTTAATTAGAGTCGACAACGCCGTTCTGTCTGCAATATGCAAAACATAGGGACTATGTATAGAAGCGATCTGTGTACAGAAGAGAACTAGTACGTAATCGCAAGCCTAGATGGGTCTCCACTTCCCAAAACCACCTGGACTAACACAAGTCAGCAATTAACCAAAGTCCAAGCACGCTGGATGTCTACCATGGCTGAACCCACCGAAaaagagaagatggagcgCGGTGAGCTCTTCATTGCCTTCTCCCCGGAGCTGCAAGCCGAGCGAGACCGCTGCAAATACGCCTACATCCGCTTCAACGAGGCGGGCGAGGTatcgcggcggcggtcggTTGAACTGTGGAGAGAGTGAGTAACGCAGAAATGTGACAGACATCCTCTCATTTGAATTCTTCATTTCATATCTCATGCATAAACATATCCTATGCTAACAACTATCCGCAGCATCACCAACGACAAAACCCCACTCCCACCTGTTCAATCTGATCCCGCAGCCGACGAGGCTCTGTTCCAGAACGAGCCCTGGGTCGAGCCCCCCGTGCGGGTCGACTACGGGTACAATGTAAAACTCGACGAGGGCGCCTTCATCAATTCCAACGCGGTCTTCATCGACAGCTGCCCGATTACTATCGGGGCGCGAACTATGTTCGGCCCCGGGGTCAACTTGTACTCTGGTGGGCATCCGCTTGATCCTGCACTGCGCAATGGCTTGAAGGGGCCGGAGTTTGGAAAGCCGATTACTATTGGTGAGGATTGTTGGCTGGGTGGAAATGTGATTGTCTTGCCCGGTGTGACGATTGGGAAGGGGTGCACGATTGGGGCGGGCAGTGTGGTTACCAAGGTGAGTCGATGGGATTTTTATCGGATATGAAGTAGTTGAGCTGACGGTGTGATCCAACAGGATGTGCCTGCGTTCCACGTCGCAGCTGGGAACCCAGCTAGGATTATCCGTCGGATTGAAACCACGATGACAGAGTAGGGGTGGTAGGTGGTTGAAAGGGAGATAGACCAATCGACTTATAACAGTTCGTAAAGCAGAGTATGGTAGATCCTATGGGGTTACTCCGATTTCCTGCATGTATATAATTCAACTCCCTAGATCTGTCTTGCAGACTGCGCTAGCAAAGTGGCAGGAGAATCAATGTGGTCGGGCTGAACGTTACTTTATAGATTGTTTTTACTCAGTACGGTGTCCAATGATCGATTAATGATCTTCATTCATCTTTATTCCTGTTTGTGCAGCCTTTCTTGTTCGTCGGTACATAAACAGCCAATATTGTGCACAGGAGTTTCTCCACACCACGTCACCGTCGTCGCTCACAACAACttttctctttgctttcactcttccttctgctcctccccCTGCTCCCCATCacttttgtctttctttctttcttctctttctctctcttcccaccctccccattccatcacctctccctttcttcctctcccttcttctcaCCCACACATCCCCACGAGGAAAATGTCATGGCTGAAGCCCCGCTAGAGAGCTCTAGCACCCCGCCTGGCGCTACCTCAGAATCAACGCGTCCGGGCGGCCCCATGGAAGAGCAGGACCCTCAGATCCGGAAACGCCCGCGTCTCGACAGTGGAAGCCGAGTGAGCGAGTCGTTGGCGATCGATGATGACCGCGCGACGGCCGCGCCTGCCGTTGACATGGACGAGACCCCGGATATCGCGCGCCCGCCTTCCAAAGTCACCATCAACGTCAAGTCTCCCACCTCCGACATGCCCTCCGGCACAGACACCCCAACCGAGCAGACGGAGGTCGCGCCAGAGCCTCAGCCCACCCCCGACGACGcgcccatctccatctcgtcgtctCCCGACCACACCCCCGAAATCGAAgttgccgagctggaggacatcGGCCAGGATCCCAACATGTCCAGCTGGAggccgctggagaaggtaTTGCAGGACCCCGGCGCGTCCGAGGTCGCCAAGACTCATGGCTCTGTCCCGATGATCAACTGGTTCCCCCGAGTGCGCGAGAACTTGGGGCCTCGTGAGAACTTGGGAAGGATTTGCATGATGATTGATAAAGGTGAGAAAGGCGTTGAACTCGCTTTGCTACGCATGCTGACCCTGCTGGGTAGGTGACCCGCACGACGCCGAAGTACTGGTCGCTACAAAACATTGGTTGGACGACTGCGTGGGCAATCTGGATCGCCTAACACCAGCGGTGTTTGCTGCAGATCATGAATTCTGGGAGGAGCTTCCCAGTGTGGTGGAGGCTTTGCTGCGCCGACAGTGAGATAATCATCCCCGGGTCCTGGAAAGCGAGCTAACAGGGTTGCTAGACAACCAATTCAACCGGACGCTGGGCAAGGTGTTTGGAGTCTGCTGGAAGAATTCTTCGTGGACTTCGCCCGGATTACTTTTCATCTGATTCGCCTGGACACGTCAATCCTGACCCGGGTATCCAGCGAAACAGATATCCAACTGCCGGACAGCTCGTCACGGCAATACCTACAACCTCTTGCCTGGACAATTCAACTTACCAACATCCCTTTCTTTCGTACTCTAGACCGGCTGCATGATACCGAGGTTGTGGATCTTCTCATTCGCATCAGAAATCGGGTCCTGGCAGCTCCGATAGATGCCCCCAGTACACTGTCCGAGTACGTGTCTCTCATCATCCCACGCCTTCCGAAATATCCACAGCTATCAACGATGCTCATCAGCATCTTCCTTGTTATTTGCCCTTTGGTCGACCGCACCTTGGAGCGGAGGCAGAATGATGAACCGACGACTGTGGACTTGCCAGCAGCCATGCAAACCCTTTATGAGACAGTACGcatgatggacgaggcgtACCGAGAGCACATCACCAAGAAGTCGTCATGGCTCAACAGCGAAATGTCGGACCAGTTTCTGCGTTTCTTTTGTCGCAGTtacctttccttctctcaTTTCTCCGACGAATATCTTCAGCGCCTGTCAACTGATCTGTCAATACCTCTC
Encoded here:
- a CDS encoding uncharacterized protein (ID:PFLUO_009424-T1.cds;~source:funannotate) — translated: MLGTYEAAHDLLDKRSNIYSSRPRSVMGGENLSQGLRTLLMPYGDQWRAHQRLQASYLNVRVSQSYRALQDIESKQLLHDMLASDNTFSDIFHRYSSSLIYALAYGRRLPLGTEEEVKAIDQVMENFLYAARIGTWVVDALPVLNYLPNILAPWKRYANTLHEFESKLQINNVTRGQQTPSWNWSKQVKDMKESKGMSTKELAYDIGIIYEAGSDTTTMALEVFTLAMVLYPEVMRKAQRELDTVIEGYPSFTDKDSLPYVDAIIKEVLRWRPVSAGGIPHAVIQDDTYIGFHIPKGATVVGNHWSIHLDENVYKDPYVFNPDRWIEDPALPLAPFGFGRRVCTGQHIAKNSLYINLARLLWAFDIGYAYETVDGVERRCEVDPFAFTQGFNSRPLPFKASFTLRSVEKARLIRHEWDHAEKDIDIILTSIRQSQQK
- a CDS encoding uncharacterized protein (ID:PFLUO_009425-T1.cds;~source:funannotate); translation: MAEPTEKEKMERGELFIAFSPELQAERDRCKYAYIRFNEAGEVSRRRSVELWRDITNDKTPLPPVQSDPAADEALFQNEPWVEPPVRVDYGYNVKLDEGAFINSNAVFIDSCPITIGARTMFGPGVNLYSGGHPLDPALRNGLKGPEFGKPITIGEDCWLGGNVIVLPGVTIGKGCTIGAGSVVTKDVPAFHVAAGNPARIIRRIETTMTE